One genomic segment of Bacteroidota bacterium includes these proteins:
- a CDS encoding T9SS type A sorting domain-containing protein yields the protein MKKFTPYVVLTILCTWLNPVLTSAQFTPNWYEERDLGSYAVGRIIQADLDEATGETSVYTAASAGTYDAMNVTRRTNEGDLVWSKNINNAGYSSWSPSAMHIDDAGNVIVSGQVYNTDEMIYELFILSYSSGGGFNWAQFINEDDSYSYFIGMEPGADGDNVYIAAWTYNYVGATYTSELRLYSVLLADGTVEWDAVHIPGDTYSYFYDMVAGSTGVYFTGYLQDVDYSYDMQTIKFDTEGNYEWTQLFEADTAFEFNFGYALAINNSGNLVVAGSSGSGSIITIVYHPDGTLLNATEQNFGASAYIFQNMLLKDNGPGSTYFAASVYKNGAYGIYVARLNEDGSTAWQKKVDGQTLVDLEVPEDMEGCYIVVSEYVDTIYNYVPSLFMFDPSGNKIGEMLSPLKGYYSVADFSTLNGSEFYITGQKQNPDYSYHEITSRWDLDAVMRLANKSDVALNIFPNPASDFVYVKTDFEEMQIELIDINGRVVQQYNGSFEIALDVSDLSAGVYMLRIISDNKETLTPFVKE from the coding sequence ATGAAAAAATTTACTCCTTACGTGGTTTTAACTATTTTATGTACATGGTTAAACCCTGTGCTTACCAGTGCACAGTTTACTCCAAACTGGTATGAAGAACGTGACTTAGGCAGTTATGCTGTAGGTAGAATAATTCAGGCAGATTTGGATGAAGCAACCGGCGAAACAAGTGTATATACTGCAGCTTCAGCCGGCACTTATGATGCTATGAATGTTACACGCCGTACAAATGAAGGGGATTTAGTCTGGTCCAAGAATATAAATAATGCCGGGTATTCAAGCTGGTCGCCATCCGCAATGCATATAGATGATGCAGGCAATGTTATTGTTTCCGGACAAGTGTATAATACCGATGAAATGATTTACGAGTTATTTATCCTTTCCTATAGTTCCGGGGGTGGTTTTAACTGGGCACAGTTTATTAATGAGGATGATAGCTATTCTTACTTTATAGGAATGGAACCCGGTGCTGATGGTGATAATGTGTATATAGCCGCATGGACTTATAATTATGTTGGGGCTACTTATACATCTGAACTGCGATTGTATTCTGTGCTATTGGCAGATGGTACAGTTGAATGGGATGCAGTGCATATACCCGGCGACACGTATTCCTATTTTTACGATATGGTTGCCGGTAGTACCGGCGTTTATTTCACAGGTTACTTACAAGATGTAGATTATAGTTATGATATGCAAACTATAAAATTTGATACTGAAGGTAATTACGAATGGACACAATTATTTGAAGCGGATACTGCCTTTGAATTTAATTTTGGATATGCACTTGCAATTAATAATAGCGGAAATTTAGTTGTTGCCGGCTCAAGCGGTTCGGGTAGTATAATTACAATTGTTTACCATCCGGATGGAACACTCTTAAATGCCACAGAACAGAATTTTGGTGCATCAGCTTATATCTTCCAGAATATGTTACTGAAAGATAATGGACCAGGTTCTACCTATTTTGCAGCCTCAGTGTATAAAAATGGGGCGTATGGTATTTATGTAGCTCGATTAAATGAAGACGGAAGCACCGCATGGCAGAAAAAAGTAGATGGTCAGACTCTGGTTGATCTGGAAGTACCTGAAGACATGGAAGGTTGCTATATTGTAGTTTCTGAATATGTAGATACTATCTATAATTATGTACCCTCTCTATTTATGTTTGACCCATCAGGAAACAAGATAGGTGAAATGTTGTCTCCGCTCAAAGGATATTACTCAGTAGCGGATTTTTCAACACTTAATGGTTCGGAGTTTTACATAACAGGACAAAAGCAGAATCCTGATTATAGTTATCATGAAATTACTTCACGCTGGGATTTGGATGCTGTAATGCGTTTAGCAAATAAGTCTGATGTGGCGTTGAATATATTCCCTAATCCTGCTTCTGATTTTGTTTACGTAAAAACAGATTTTGAAGAAATGCAAATTGAATTAATAGATATAAATGGCCGTGTTGTACAACAGTATAATGGAAGCTTTGAGATAGCACTTGATGTGTCTGATTTATCAGCAGGTGTTTATATGCTGAGAATTATTTCTGATAATAAAGAAACACTTACACCTTTTGTAAAAGAATAA
- a CDS encoding IS110 family transposase, whose translation MEIVKQVLGVDVAQKELVVSLGRIFNDLSKEVYAHKVFSNKASGIMALLKWVKKNSLENVDVHFVMEATGVYHEKLAYFLDEKGYSVSIVLPNKISNYMRTLETKTITDKTCSHAITLFGLERQLDTWQRPKAIYKCLLQLTRERDQIVAERSMVKNQLHAEQVEALPNLRSIKRLKQRIKFLNQQEQEIKNDIDVSLEEEKDIQAQIKNITTIPGVGKLTAVIVLAETNGFELIRNKKQLSSYAGFDIKEKQSGTSIKSKPRISKKGNRHLRKAMHLPSLSTVKHDENYKEVYKRIVSKHGIKMKALIAIQRKMLELIYTLYKNKTSYCKEYIETKRGQLMEVAPLTN comes from the coding sequence ATGGAAATCGTAAAACAAGTACTAGGCGTAGATGTAGCCCAAAAGGAACTGGTGGTATCCTTAGGCCGTATTTTTAATGACCTTTCAAAAGAAGTGTATGCTCACAAGGTTTTTAGCAACAAAGCAAGTGGAATTATGGCATTATTAAAGTGGGTAAAAAAAAATAGCCTTGAAAATGTGGATGTACATTTTGTTATGGAAGCCACGGGTGTATATCATGAAAAGCTTGCCTATTTTTTAGATGAAAAAGGGTATAGTGTAAGTATTGTATTGCCTAATAAAATAAGTAATTACATGCGCACCCTTGAAACTAAAACCATAACAGACAAAACCTGTTCTCATGCCATTACACTCTTTGGTTTAGAAAGACAGTTAGATACTTGGCAACGGCCTAAAGCAATCTACAAGTGTTTACTTCAGCTGACCCGGGAACGTGATCAGATAGTGGCAGAACGTAGCATGGTTAAAAATCAACTACATGCTGAACAAGTAGAAGCCCTACCCAATTTAAGAAGTATAAAGCGATTAAAACAACGCATTAAATTTTTGAACCAACAAGAACAAGAAATTAAAAACGACATTGATGTGAGTCTGGAAGAGGAAAAAGATATACAAGCACAAATTAAAAATATCACCACTATACCAGGTGTAGGAAAGTTAACGGCAGTAATAGTGCTAGCCGAAACTAACGGTTTTGAATTAATCCGAAACAAAAAACAATTGAGTAGTTATGCAGGGTTTGATATTAAAGAGAAGCAGTCTGGAACTTCTATAAAAAGCAAACCACGTATATCAAAAAAAGGCAACAGGCATTTACGCAAAGCAATGCATCTACCCTCATTGTCTACTGTAAAACATGATGAAAATTATAAGGAGGTTTATAAAAGAATAGTGTCTAAGCACGGAATAAAAATGAAAGCACTTATCGCAATTCAACGAAAGATGTTGGAATTAATTTATACACTATACAAGAACAAAACCAGCTATTGTAAGGAATATATAGAAACTAAAAGAGGGCAACTAATGGAAGTTGCTCCTCTTACAAACTAG
- a CDS encoding T9SS type A sorting domain-containing protein translates to MKYLNIDQIVYWEDYKVVSGSITYYGAGRIAISVISSDYEIIWEKILPDSLGGITSQSLSISEDTLFALTATSGAPFIDPIFSIHSWNIDGVALPIIQIPRSSGGQNFSLTESNGLHFIHDKTEALYVYVVNRNGVVIQESISEWPVEVATTFYGGMATTEPIQFNGSIYDATPKSSDDGLYSFVYNQVYTLGFDPVIQPISGPSNAYGVNLSLIKSTIANRFLSSEYLSKIDGSKLFILTELDSNLLILNTRSFTLTDIPNLPSLGSHGVSQDWKHHYHFYPYDGSSTSQAYFVTVDELNNYNIDTLKDGFTTHPESGTMLVTSDAIYLHVKKTDALGVSIQQLLCLGAPGLSIETSLNSTSCFVYPNPFRTELTISNLKPGRYHCRLLYLSGQDVWSSSQTLSGDQLKLQFPALPNGYYILELSEKDVVYRKSIIRF, encoded by the coding sequence GTGAAGTACCTCAATATTGATCAGATTGTTTATTGGGAAGATTATAAAGTTGTTTCTGGTAGCATAACTTATTATGGTGCTGGGCGCATTGCAATTTCGGTTATTTCAAGTGATTATGAAATTATTTGGGAAAAGATATTGCCTGATTCTTTAGGGGGAATTACTTCTCAATCATTATCTATTTCCGAGGATACGTTATTTGCACTTACTGCAACTTCAGGCGCACCATTTATAGACCCTATTTTTAGTATCCATAGCTGGAATATTGATGGTGTGGCACTCCCCATAATACAAATACCTCGTTCTTCTGGTGGACAAAATTTTTCATTGACTGAATCAAACGGATTACATTTTATACACGATAAGACAGAAGCATTATATGTTTATGTCGTAAATAGAAATGGGGTAGTAATACAGGAGTCAATTTCTGAATGGCCTGTGGAAGTTGCTACCACATTCTACGGTGGTATGGCAACCACTGAGCCTATACAATTTAATGGATCTATCTATGATGCAACTCCAAAATCAAGTGATGATGGACTTTATTCGTTTGTTTATAATCAAGTGTACACTTTGGGATTTGATCCTGTAATTCAACCCATATCAGGACCAAGTAATGCCTATGGAGTGAATTTAAGTTTAATTAAAAGTACTATTGCAAACAGATTTTTATCATCAGAATACCTTAGTAAAATTGATGGAAGTAAGCTGTTTATTTTGACCGAACTAGATAGTAACCTTCTCATATTAAATACTCGATCATTTACTCTGACGGACATTCCAAATTTACCTAGTTTAGGATCTCACGGAGTGAGTCAAGATTGGAAACATCATTACCACTTTTACCCATATGACGGATCAAGCACAAGCCAAGCATATTTCGTAACTGTAGATGAATTGAATAATTACAACATTGATACATTGAAGGATGGGTTTACAACACATCCCGAATCCGGGACAATGTTGGTTACATCTGATGCTATATATTTGCATGTAAAAAAAACTGATGCTTTGGGAGTAAGCATTCAACAACTGTTGTGTTTAGGAGCACCTGGTTTAAGCATAGAAACAAGCCTTAATTCAACTAGTTGTTTTGTCTATCCCAACCCATTCAGAACAGAGCTTACAATTTCTAATCTTAAACCCGGTCGTTATCATTGTCGTTTGCTATATCTGTCCGGACAAGATGTTTGGTCTTCATCTCAAACGTTATCAGGCGATCAGTTAAAATTACAATTCCCTGCCTTGCCAAATGGATACTATATTTTGGAGTTAAGTGAAAAAGATGTGGTGTACAGAAAATCAATAATTAGATTTTAG
- a CDS encoding SDR family oxidoreductase: MKNEFPTIVITGATKGIGKATAELFATKGFNIAFCARNANDVAEVADALQKINPAVTVISKTCDVSNKSEAMDFCNYVLEHCKRIDILVNNAGTFIPGNIYDEEEGVLEKTIDTNLLSAYNISRQILKRMLPQKSGHIFNLCSVASIGAYEGGGSYAISKAGLLGFSKNLRHELKEKQIKVTALIVGATYTASWEGATDFPIERFIPAEDIAKIIFNAYDTSASTVIEEILIRPQLGDI; encoded by the coding sequence ATGAAAAATGAGTTCCCAACGATTGTGATTACCGGTGCCACCAAAGGTATTGGTAAAGCTACAGCCGAATTATTTGCAACTAAAGGATTCAATATTGCTTTTTGTGCACGCAATGCTAACGATGTTGCAGAAGTAGCGGACGCATTACAGAAAATAAATCCGGCTGTAACAGTTATTTCCAAAACCTGCGATGTTTCGAATAAAAGTGAAGCAATGGATTTCTGCAATTATGTTTTAGAACATTGTAAGCGTATAGATATTCTTGTAAATAATGCGGGCACTTTTATTCCGGGGAATATTTATGATGAAGAAGAAGGTGTATTAGAAAAAACAATTGACACCAATTTATTAAGTGCATATAATATCAGCCGGCAAATATTAAAAAGAATGTTGCCACAGAAATCCGGACATATATTTAATCTGTGTTCTGTTGCGAGTATTGGTGCTTATGAAGGAGGTGGTTCTTATGCAATTTCAAAAGCAGGCTTATTGGGTTTTTCAAAAAACCTGCGCCATGAATTAAAAGAAAAACAAATTAAAGTAACCGCATTAATTGTAGGCGCCACATATACCGCATCCTGGGAAGGCGCCACCGATTTTCCGATTGAAAGATTTATTCCTGCGGAAGATATTGCGAAAATTATTTTCAATGCGTATGATACTTCTGCAAGTACGGTGATAGAAGAAATTTTAATTCGTCCGCAATTGGGGGATATTTGA
- the priA gene encoding primosomal protein N' encodes MLFADIILPFALEKNYTYSIPQTMYNAVKPGTRVEVQFRNKLYTGVVGKVHNQQPKGYAVKEILSLPDHLQIVNKTQLDFWQWMANYYMCAMGDVMNAALPAPYKLSSETILVLDNEKEIDSAQLNDKEYLIAEALTIKNELSLKDIQQILQQKSVQPVMKGLIEKGIAFIKEELKETYKEKTQKVIRLNPIYVDDEEAAKELFQKLEKAPKQLALLMTYFQLTHDANSITKTRLLKKSEVSSSVLQTMVKNKVFIETEESVSRLVDKKVKTESFELTAVQQKTLSEIKENFETKNVVLLHGVTGSGKTEIYIELIKEYIAKGEQVLYLLPEIALTAQIINRLKKHFGNDVGVYHSKFNQNERIEIWQRVLHGEFKIIVGARSALFLPFIKIGLVIVDEEHDQSYKQMDPAPRYHGRDSAIYLANLFGAKTLLGTATPAVESIYNAQQGKYGLVQLSERFAGMQLPEIMIVDIKEQTKLAKMQSHFSQILLDAIQNTLQNKEQVIIFRNRRGYSPFIMCQQCGWSPSCINCDVHLVYHKYEDELRCHYCGHRENTYTACPACGSTRLLIQGFGTEKIEDELQGIFPNNTIARLDLDTAKGKHSHERIIHDFEEGGIDILVGTQMVTKGLDFDHVNLVGILNADQLLNFTNFRAAERGFQMLMQVSGRAGRKNKKGKVIIQAIATNQPVLNRVIQNDVAGFYEKELDERRQFNYPPFTRLIRITMRHKEKELTYAAMEFLANNLRQKLGKRVLGPAIPPVGRIRNRYLIELLIKVENTPKALSATKQIVKSAYDIIYLHRTFKRVDIITDVDPL; translated from the coding sequence TTGTTATTTGCTGATATCATCCTGCCTTTTGCATTGGAAAAGAATTATACATATTCAATTCCGCAAACGATGTACAATGCGGTGAAGCCGGGTACTCGGGTGGAGGTGCAGTTTCGCAATAAATTGTATACGGGTGTGGTGGGCAAGGTGCATAATCAACAGCCGAAGGGATATGCTGTGAAAGAAATTTTATCCTTGCCCGATCATTTGCAAATAGTAAATAAAACACAATTGGATTTTTGGCAATGGATGGCCAATTATTATATGTGTGCAATGGGTGATGTGATGAATGCTGCTTTACCTGCGCCGTATAAATTAAGCAGTGAAACAATTTTGGTTTTGGATAATGAAAAGGAGATTGATTCGGCGCAATTGAATGATAAAGAATATTTAATTGCAGAAGCACTTACTATTAAAAATGAATTGTCGCTGAAAGATATTCAGCAGATATTACAACAGAAAAGTGTGCAACCTGTAATGAAAGGTTTAATTGAAAAAGGTATTGCTTTTATTAAAGAAGAATTAAAAGAAACCTATAAAGAAAAAACACAAAAAGTAATTCGATTAAATCCAATTTATGTGGATGATGAAGAAGCGGCTAAAGAGTTATTTCAGAAACTGGAAAAAGCACCAAAGCAACTTGCATTATTAATGACTTATTTTCAATTAACACATGATGCAAACAGTATTACAAAAACAAGATTGCTGAAAAAATCGGAAGTGTCTTCTTCAGTTTTGCAAACAATGGTGAAGAATAAAGTTTTTATTGAAACAGAAGAATCTGTTAGCCGATTGGTTGATAAAAAAGTAAAAACAGAATCGTTTGAATTAACAGCAGTGCAGCAAAAAACATTATCAGAAATAAAAGAAAATTTTGAAACCAAGAATGTTGTTTTGCTACATGGAGTTACCGGCAGTGGTAAAACAGAAATTTATATTGAGCTGATTAAAGAATATATTGCTAAAGGCGAGCAAGTGTTGTATTTACTTCCTGAAATTGCATTGACTGCACAAATTATTAATCGGTTAAAAAAACATTTTGGAAATGATGTCGGCGTATATCATTCTAAGTTTAATCAAAACGAACGCATTGAAATTTGGCAACGGGTATTACATGGTGAATTTAAAATTATTGTAGGCGCACGTTCTGCATTATTTCTTCCTTTTATAAAAATAGGTTTAGTGATTGTGGATGAAGAACATGATCAGAGTTATAAGCAAATGGATCCTGCACCTCGATATCACGGAAGAGACAGTGCAATTTATCTCGCCAATTTATTTGGTGCAAAAACATTATTAGGAACTGCAACACCTGCTGTTGAAAGTATCTATAATGCGCAACAAGGAAAATATGGTTTGGTGCAATTATCAGAACGCTTTGCTGGAATGCAATTACCGGAAATCATGATTGTAGATATAAAAGAACAAACAAAACTTGCAAAGATGCAATCGCATTTTTCGCAAATATTATTAGATGCAATTCAAAATACTTTACAAAATAAAGAGCAGGTAATTATATTTAGAAATCGCAGAGGATATTCTCCTTTTATTATGTGTCAGCAATGTGGTTGGTCGCCCTCGTGTATTAATTGCGATGTGCATTTGGTATATCATAAATACGAAGATGAATTGCGATGTCATTATTGCGGACATCGGGAAAATACTTATACTGCATGTCCGGCTTGTGGCAGTACACGATTATTAATTCAGGGTTTCGGCACAGAGAAAATTGAAGATGAATTGCAAGGCATATTTCCCAATAACACAATTGCACGATTGGATTTAGATACTGCAAAAGGAAAGCATAGTCATGAACGAATTATTCATGATTTTGAAGAAGGCGGAATTGATATTTTAGTAGGAACACAAATGGTTACCAAAGGATTGGATTTTGATCATGTAAATCTTGTTGGTATTTTAAATGCAGATCAGCTTTTAAATTTCACCAACTTCCGAGCAGCAGAACGTGGTTTTCAAATGTTGATGCAAGTGAGTGGTAGAGCAGGAAGAAAAAATAAAAAAGGAAAAGTAATTATACAGGCAATAGCAACTAATCAACCGGTATTAAATCGTGTAATTCAAAATGATGTTGCGGGATTTTATGAAAAGGAATTAGATGAACGTCGTCAATTTAATTATCCGCCATTCACAAGATTAATTCGCATTACAATGCGACATAAAGAAAAGGAACTTACTTATGCTGCTATGGAATTTCTTGCAAATAATCTGCGTCAGAAATTAGGAAAACGAGTGCTTGGTCCTGCAATTCCTCCCGTAGGCAGAATCCGAAACAGATATTTAATTGAATTACTTATTAAAGTAGAAAATACACCGAAAGCATTAAGTGCAACAAAGCAAATAGTAAAGTCTGCTTATGATATTATTTATTTGCATCGCACATTTAAAAGAGTGGATATAATTACTGATGTAGATCCGCTGTAA
- a CDS encoding Rrf2 family transcriptional regulator, which yields MLSKKAKYGLMAVFRLAKEYGKQPMLIVELAEQENIPRKFLEIILLELKNEGILISKMGKGGGYTLAKAPAKIKIGQVVRALDGPLAPIPCVSKTAYQPCEECVSERTCNIRLIMKQVREATTTILDSTSLADASKAKFSLSRL from the coding sequence ATGTTATCAAAAAAAGCCAAGTATGGTTTAATGGCAGTATTCCGTTTAGCAAAAGAATATGGTAAGCAACCCATGTTAATTGTGGAACTTGCTGAACAAGAAAACATACCCAGAAAATTTCTTGAAATCATTTTATTGGAATTAAAAAATGAAGGAATTCTAATCAGTAAAATGGGAAAGGGTGGGGGATACACACTTGCAAAAGCGCCTGCAAAAATTAAGATTGGTCAAGTAGTGCGAGCATTGGACGGGCCGCTTGCACCGATACCTTGTGTAAGTAAAACTGCCTATCAACCTTGCGAAGAATGTGTGAGCGAAAGAACTTGTAACATACGGCTTATTATGAAACAAGTGAGGGAAGCTACTACAACAATATTGGATAGCACATCTCTTGCAGATGCATCCAAAGCAAAATTTTCTCTGTCTCGTTTATGA
- a CDS encoding SLC13 family permease, producing the protein MEIAIVLLLLVVAVAAFASEKFPVDIVSGSLLIMLVVFGIITPKEAFTPFGSDFIIMLAAIFVVTTAIDSSGVLESWSMLLMKNNKGMKKWFLFPLVTITSIFSAFMNNTSVTAMMINPAMSIARRTGTSYSKVLMPLAYASIVGGTCTLIGTSTNVAVNAYLSTNGYETLGMFDFTSIGIVMVVITIIYLSFFAKYLLPDRKTEVLTEDYGLREYLCEIVIRDNAIIKNQTVAESMLTSMGFQVLSITRNKRQFVPGPNIRIEADDVLLLKGKVEQLLHIRTMSGVDVKADIPDFNTLDKSVQLQEVVIPGRSGLDGQTLSEADLRRNYGMTVIAIHRQGKI; encoded by the coding sequence ATGGAAATAGCGATTGTCTTACTTCTTCTTGTTGTCGCTGTAGCTGCCTTTGCATCAGAAAAATTTCCCGTTGATATAGTAAGTGGAAGTCTTTTAATCATGCTGGTAGTTTTCGGCATTATCACACCCAAAGAAGCATTCACACCATTTGGCAGCGATTTTATTATTATGCTCGCAGCAATTTTTGTAGTAACTACTGCTATTGACAGCAGTGGTGTTTTGGAATCATGGTCTATGCTGTTGATGAAAAATAATAAAGGCATGAAGAAGTGGTTTTTATTTCCTCTTGTAACTATCACCAGTATTTTTTCTGCATTCATGAATAATACTTCTGTTACAGCAATGATGATAAATCCGGCGATGTCAATTGCACGAAGAACAGGTACCAGTTATTCAAAAGTATTAATGCCGCTTGCCTACGCATCCATCGTAGGAGGTACTTGCACATTGATAGGCACATCAACAAACGTTGCTGTAAATGCATATCTCTCAACAAATGGATATGAGACATTGGGTATGTTTGATTTCACTTCCATTGGAATTGTAATGGTAGTTATCACTATTATTTATTTAAGTTTTTTTGCAAAATATTTATTACCTGATCGCAAAACAGAAGTGCTTACAGAAGACTATGGATTGCGTGAATATTTATGTGAAATTGTTATCAGAGATAATGCAATTATAAAAAATCAAACTGTTGCAGAATCTATGCTGACATCAATGGGATTTCAAGTGTTGTCCATTACAAGAAACAAAAGACAATTTGTTCCCGGACCGAATATTCGAATTGAAGCAGATGATGTGTTATTATTAAAAGGTAAGGTGGAACAACTACTTCATATTCGCACCATGTCTGGAGTGGATGTAAAGGCAGATATTCCGGATTTTAATACGTTAGATAAATCTGTACAATTACAGGAAGTGGTAATTCCCGGTCGCTCTGGTTTGGATGGACAAACATTAAGTGAGGCGGACTTGCGCAGAAATTATGGAATGACAGTAATTGCTATTCATCGTCAGGGAAAAATATAA
- a CDS encoding anion permease, translating into MEVGDMLLVQIDEKRLRNPETHTDLIILANHESKSNNTNRGYAMLGIFVVAVICSAANILPVSIAFLAAAVMSVLIKAMHPDDIYKSIEWKLLVLIGSMSAFGTAMTNSGADKFLADFIVNIFQPFGGAGIVAGFMLMTVILTQPMSNAAAALVVLPVALSAAAILQLNPMTFAVAVMLSASVSLITPFEPSCILVYGPGKYKFTDYIKTGGILTVILMICIYFGTLMLWPL; encoded by the coding sequence TTGGAAGTTGGTGATATGCTGCTTGTGCAGATTGATGAAAAAAGATTGCGCAATCCTGAAACACATACTGATCTGATTATTCTTGCTAATCATGAATCAAAAAGTAATAATACGAATAGAGGTTATGCAATGCTCGGTATTTTCGTTGTTGCAGTAATTTGTAGTGCTGCAAATATTTTACCTGTGAGTATTGCATTTTTAGCTGCCGCCGTTATGAGTGTTTTAATTAAAGCAATGCATCCGGATGATATTTATAAAAGTATTGAATGGAAATTATTAGTGTTGATTGGTAGTATGTCTGCATTTGGTACAGCAATGACAAATAGTGGTGCTGATAAATTTCTTGCAGATTTTATTGTGAATATTTTTCAACCATTTGGCGGCGCAGGGATTGTTGCGGGCTTCATGTTGATGACTGTTATACTTACGCAGCCCATGAGCAATGCGGCGGCTGCATTAGTAGTGTTGCCTGTTGCATTGAGTGCTGCAGCAATTCTGCAATTAAATCCTATGACTTTTGCAGTGGCGGTAATGTTATCTGCTTCTGTTTCATTAATCACACCTTTCGAGCCTTCCTGTATTTTGGTGTATGGACCGGGTAAATATAAATTTACTGACTATATAAAAACCGGAGGAATACTTACTGTGATTTTAATGATTTGTATTTATTTCGGAACATTAATGTTATGGCCATTATAA
- a CDS encoding Gfo/Idh/MocA family oxidoreductase, whose amino-acid sequence MIKIGVLGAGHLGKIHIKLLKEIPAFELVGFHDSDLEIAKKVSENLEVPYYKDMQELMDAVDAVDIVTPTLSHYECARKALKKTKHIFIEKPLANTVEEAKEMIALVKEANVKAQVGHVERFNPAFLALQDMQINPMFIEAHRLANFNPRGTDVSVVLDLMIHDIDLVLSMVKSTVRRIHASGVSVISNSPDIANARIEFDNGCVANLTASRISMKVMRKMRIFQRDAYITFDFAEKKTEVLSFSDVNADEDALTIEVNTGEKFEKKTIKMFQPEVHAVNSIKMELETFAQAIAQDTETPVTISDGYNALHVAHLILQKIDKNAIH is encoded by the coding sequence ATGATTAAAATTGGTGTATTGGGTGCCGGACATCTCGGCAAAATTCATATTAAGCTATTAAAAGAAATTCCTGCATTTGAATTGGTAGGATTTCATGATTCCGATTTGGAGATTGCTAAAAAGGTTTCTGAAAATCTTGAAGTGCCTTATTATAAAGATATGCAGGAGTTGATGGATGCGGTGGATGCAGTTGACATTGTAACTCCAACGCTTTCTCATTATGAATGCGCCCGTAAAGCATTAAAAAAAACTAAACATATTTTTATTGAAAAGCCACTTGCCAATACTGTGGAAGAAGCAAAAGAAATGATTGCATTGGTGAAAGAAGCAAACGTAAAAGCACAGGTTGGTCATGTGGAAAGATTTAATCCTGCATTTCTTGCTTTACAGGATATGCAGATTAATCCCATGTTTATTGAAGCACACAGATTGGCAAATTTTAATCCGAGAGGAACCGATGTTTCTGTAGTATTGGATTTAATGATTCACGATATTGATTTGGTGTTGAGTATGGTAAAATCTACAGTGCGTCGCATTCATGCAAGTGGTGTTTCTGTTATTAGCAATTCACCCGATATTGCGAATGCACGAATTGAATTTGATAATGGATGTGTTGCCAATTTAACTGCCAGCAGAATTTCAATGAAGGTGATGCGTAAGATGCGTATTTTTCAAAGAGATGCATATATCACTTTTGATTTTGCAGAAAAAAAGACAGAAGTATTATCATTCTCTGATGTAAATGCAGATGAGGATGCGTTAACTATTGAAGTGAATACCGGAGAAAAATTTGAAAAGAAGACCATTAAGATGTTTCAACCCGAAGTGCATGCTGTAAATTCTATAAAGATGGAATTGGAAACATTTGCACAAGCAATTGCACAGGATACAGAAACGCCGGTAACAATTAGTGATGGTTATAATGCATTGCATGTAGCACATCTTATTTTGCAAAAAATTGATAAAAACGCAATTCATTGA